A region of the Flavobacteriaceae bacterium MAR_2010_188 genome:
TATTCAAGGAAATCAATGGGTAAGGTTTACTAGGGACAATGTACCTGACTCTAGTTTACTTAAAACCGGATTGAACAACTACGGAATGGGAATTAGCTTTAATATCTATAAGGATGAAGACTGAATGGCATCTATATATTATGGCAGCGATGTATATCCTGGCTGGTACAATTCACTTTATTAAACCTAAGATGTATGAGAGAATCATACCGAAATATCTACCATCACATCGGCTATTGGTTTATCTCAGCGGTGTATTTGAAATTCTACTTGGTATTGGTCTTATTTTTCCTGCTACTCGAGCTTTAGCAATCTATGGGATTATTGCGATGCTTGCGGTCTTTCTATTAGTCCATTTCTATATGCTCAGCGGAAAAAAGGCATCTGCGGGGATTCCTAAATGGCTTTTGATATTAAGAATACCACTTCAGTTCTTCTTGATGTACTGGGCTTATTATTACTTGTAGGTTTCAAAATCTATTCGATAGGAAAATCAAAATAGGTCCCTGGGAAAGGCTCGTTTCTCAATGTAAAATGCCACCATTCTTTTGGGTAGTTCCTAAACCCATTCTTAGCCATAACCTTTTGAAGCAATTGTCTATTTTTTCTCTGAGCGTCAGATATTCCTTTATGCTCAATCCAAGATACTTCTCCGAAAAAATCGTAAGGACTGCCCATATCTAGAGGTTTGCCAGTAGCGGCATCAATAATCGTTAAATCTACCGTGCTTCCTCTACTATGTCCAGAACGGCTGGCTATATATCCAGAATTGAACAAATTTCTCTTTTTAACTTCCGGATAAAACTGTTGCTTCATCAATGTATCATCCAATTTTCTCGCCCATTTAATAAAATGGTTAACTGCACCTTGAGGCCTATAGCCGTCATAAATTCTAAGACAAAGATTTTGCTGCATGAGTTGGTTTTGAACCTCTCGTAATGCAACTGCCGCTGGTTTAGTTAAAATCAATTCATTCTTATTATAGTCTGTAATTGTATCACCGACAAAATTATTATCGGTGAAATAACGTAGTTCTACATCGATATCAGTGATTACTTCCTTTACATAGACAAATCCGTTTGGTAAGGTTTTTTTAGCGATTTGGAAACTGCTCAAGATTAGCGCAGTAAAAAATAAGGTGAATTTTAATTTCATGGTCTATCGCTAAATTAGTAAAAATTTACCCAATCCATATGGCAATGGTCATTACAGTAACGAATGGCAAGTTAGCCGTGAAATTCCGTAAAATTAAAACCAGTTGGTCGCTTAATAATATTTAGGGGGAAAATGATTCTTTAATCTTCAAACACAACAAAAAATAATAGTAATCGCACGAAATATTATAGAGTAATAGGAGTTTAATACTGAAGCGAGGTGGTTCGGGATATGATTGTGAGACTAAACAATACTTAACTATTGCTGAGAAAACTAGGTTCAGCAAACTTTGATTATATAAAAAGAAAAAACCGAGATCCCTCAATCTCGGTTTTCCTAATTTGCTTTTTATTTACACTGTAGATTTAGGGTCTCTAATTCAACAACATAAGGCAAATATTAATTAATTAATCCATTGAACTAAAAACTAAATTTTAGTACACTCCAAATGTAAAATTAAAATCAAATAAAACGTTAAAGAGTTATATTAAATCGATGAAATACATTGTTTTTTAACATATGTCGATGAGATTATGCATTTCACCGATGAAATGACAATCAAAAAAGACAGATTAGCGGCTAAGAACAAATCGAAAAACTATATTTGCACCCAAAAATGTCTTTGGCATATTGGTTGAATACATCATGTAAAAACATTATGAATATAATTAGGTACATATTTATGCTCTTTCTTCCGTTGACGGCATACTGCCAGGAGAATAGCATTAGCAATGAAATTTCTATTAATCGGTATGTAGATGGTACGTTACTTCTACCTAATTCAGTTGAAAATCCATCATTAGTAATCATCATCCCCGATTCTGGACCCACCGATAGGAACGGAAACCAGAATTTCCTGAAAAATAATTCCCTTAAAAAACTTGCAGAAGCATTAGCAGCGAATAATATTGCCACATTTAGATATGATAAACGAATCGTAAAAGAGATAAAACGGGGTAACGTAAACCTTAAAGTTTCCTTTGATGACTTTATGGTGGATAACCGTTCCGTTTTGGATTATTTTGAAGCCCAAAAGGAGTTTAAGAATGTTTTCGTTTTAGGACATGGACAAGGAAGTCTTGTTGGGATGTTATCATTGGATGATAAGATTAAAGGTTTTATCTCAGTGGCTGGGGCCGGTAAATCTCTAGACTCCACTTTGATTGTGCAAGTACAGAAAACTGCGCCAGGTCTAACCGATGATACCAAAAGGATACTGAACGTTTTAAAGGAAGGAAAGACAACTACAAATTATCCGCAGGCACTGAGCTCTATTTTCGATATTGAAATTCAGCCATTTATGAGCAGTTGGATAAAGTACGACCCGTTAACAATAATAAAGGACATCCCAACCCCCATCTTAATTTTGAATGGAACCAAAGATTTGCAAGTGGGTATTCAAGAATCTGAGGAATTAGCCAAAGTAGCACAAAACTCAGAAGTTAAGATTATCGACAACATGAATCATGTAATGTTTATAATCGATGGTGACGATTTAGAAAACTCTAAGTCATACAATGAGCCGAGGAGGTCTATTTCGGAAGACTTAGTAAATGGCATTGTTCAATTTGTTGAAAAGAATAAGGATTAAAACTGTGTTATTCACCGAATAAATAGGCATTTCGGCTAAATTGAGATGTCATTAACGAATAAACTATTATTCTCGGCGATTAAATAATTATAACAAAATAAACTCTATTAGTTTTACAGACCAATACCCTAATCTACTATTTATATGAATAAGCTTAAGCTCCTATTAGCCCTATGTTTATTTTCTACGATTTTTTGTAATTCTCAAGAACTCACCATTGGTATAAAAGGTGGAGTTAACTATAGTTTTATTGGAGATATTAATTCTCGTGGAGGGTCACTTTCAGGCTTTCCAGTGGATGAAGTGTTCACTCCAAATAAAGAACTCGGAACACAATTTGGTGGACTTGTGATGGTAAGATTTGGTAGCCTAATGTTAAGAGGAGAAATTTTATTTAGCAAGCAAAAAAATTACTACGAATTTCCTAGCCGGAATTCTTATTGGAACTCTTCTCGTACAGAAATTCCTTTAATTATAGGATATGAAGTTTTTAAGCCTTTTAGTCCTTATGTGGGAATTAATGCAACTTCTACTTCTAAATTGACTATTGACGGATTAGAAAATGATTTAACATACGACAAAAGGGATTTAAATCCAATTATTGGTTTATTGGTAGATTTTGGAAGATTTGGAGTGGATGTTAGATACGAACTTAGTACGACGGAAGAACCCTATTTTGACGCAAATTTTGTAAATAATAGCACACAAGGACAGCCAGGATATGGAATAAACAGTGCAGATATATACCCATATAAGTTAGGAGTGCTTAGCCTTAGTGCTCACATTAACTTATTCACCACTGATAAAGACCGAATGGGAAGCTTCTTCGGTGGTTTATTTAAAGGAGATAAATGCTATTGTCCTTACGACAACTAAGATTTTAAATTTCTTATAGGTTATAAAAAATAGAAGCGCCCACCACAGGCGCTTCTCACTTTAACTAACCAACCAAATGTGATCGATTGTGTAGATTAGAATCGAGATTCTATTTTATTATCAATCACATTTAATACTTTTCAAATGTCGTGCCAAAGTTTTCATATTAGTCTTTCTGATTATTTAAGCCTAAGATTTTATGTAAATTCATTATGAAAAAAATAAGGGTGAAACCCACTAAAAATTATATTTTTGATAGAATAAAATATTTCCCTTGTTAAGACTTATAGCTTTATTTATTTTCTGCTCCCCATCGCTAATAACCGCTCAAACAAAGTCCTTTACTGTAAAATTTACCGATGAGGTAATAATTAATGACGGCATTCTAAATGAAGAAAGCTGGCAAACAGCTGATAGCGCTTCCAATTTCTGGGAGTATTTCCCCTCGGATTCTATACAGGCTAAACAACAGGCGGATATCAAAATGCTCTTCGATGATTATAATCTCTACGTTGGTATAAAAGTAAATTCTCCTGGAGAAGATTATGTCATTCCTTCATTAAGGCGTGATTTTAGAGCTGGCGGTAGTGATAATATCACCTTACTCTTTGACACCTTTCACGATGGAACTAACGCAATAATTTTCGGCACAAATCCCTACGGCGTTAAAAGGGAAATGCTTCTGTCTGGCGGAGGAGCCGATGTAGATGATTTTGATGAGGCTTGGGATACCAAATGGCTATCAGAAACTATCAGACACGAAGGCTATTACATAATTGAATGGACTATTCCGCTTTCAGCATTTAAATATAAGGAAGGTGAAACTCGATGGCGATTCAATTCTTACCATTTTGATACTCAAGAAAACGAGAATAATACTTGGATTAATATTCCACAAAATCAAAACATTTACAACCTAGCTTATATGGGCGATATGATTTTTGAAAAACCCTTGGGCAAATCAAAATCACCAATAAGCATCATTCCATATATTTCAGCTGGATTAGGAAAGGATTACGAATTAGATACTGAAAATTCTGATTTTAGCTTTGGTGGTGATGCAAAGATGACTATTGGCAGTAGTTTAAATTTAGATTTAACCATCAATCCAGATTTTTCTCAAGTCGAAGCTGATCGATTGGTAACCAACCTAACCAGGTTTGAGATTTCATTACCTGAACAGCGCCAATTTTTTATTGAAAATAGCGACCTCTTTGCCGATTTTGGTGATAATCGAGATGCGAACGCTTTTTTCTCAAGAAGGATTGGTGTCGCAAAAAATCTAGATAATGAATTTGTCGCAAATGATATTATCGCCGGGATTAGATTAAGTGGTAAGTTGACGAATAAGCTCCGGATAGGAATTCTAGATGTTCAAACTGAAGAAGATAAAGCCAACCTCATTGCGGCTACTAACAACTCCGTAGTAACAGCACAGTACAAACTCTTTAGCCGTTCTAATGTGAGTTTCATGTTTATTAATAAACAGCCTACGCAGCTACTAGATTCAATGCCGGTGGAGAACCTTTACAACAGAGTTTTGGGTATAGATTACCGACTAGCTTCAAAGAGCAATACTTATATCGGGAAATATTATTTTCATAAATCATTTTCACCCGAATCTAATAATAAGGACATTTCTGCGGGCGCAAGCACCGAGTATAATTCATTCAATTACAATCTGCGGCTGTCGGGATTATACATAGGAGAAAATTTCCGATCAGATTTGGGCTTTATTAGAAGAACCGATATTGTAAAGATAGACCCCAAACTAACACGAAATTTTTGGCCAGAAAATTTACTTTCCATTAACAAATCAAGCGTTTCTATTATGCCTCTGTTTGTTTGGCGGCCTTCCTTAGACATGGAAAATTCCGACTATTCCATACGCTCAGAATGGGAAACCAAGTTCGTTAATAGCGCAGAATTAAAATTTCAGATGAATAATGAGTACATAAAACTTTACGGCGATTTTGACCCAACCGGTTCTGAAGATGAATTGCCCCTACCCGCTTTCTCTAATTATTACTTCAGTAATTTCTCGGCGAGTTTTCGCTCAGATAGAAGAAAGACCTTATCTTATAGAATAGAACCTGGGTACGGGGGTTTCTTTAATGGTAAAAAATTCTCTTTTGAGTCTAGCATTGATTATAGAATCCAACCTTTTTTCGCTGGGTCTTTTCAATTGAATTATGACAATATAAATCTTCCGGACCCGTTTCCCGATGCCAAGATTTGGTTATTAAGCACTAAACTAGATTTCACATTTACAAAAAATCTTTTCTGGGCTACCTATATACAATATAGTACACAGGCTCAGAATTTCGGCATAAATTCTAGATTGCAGTGGCGATTCGCGCAGTTATCTGACCTTTATCTAGTCTACAATGACAGTTATGTAACCGATCAGCTATTCTATCCTCGAGTAAAATCTCTTAATTTGAAGGTAACCTATTGGCTAAATATCTAAACTCTTATGGAAAACATGCCGCTATTTACAAATGATGCGATAGTATTTGGAATACTAATGCTCTGTCTGGGGTTTGTATTTTATACCGAAGACATTAAAGATGGATTCTGGCCAAAGTTCTATAAATATGTTCCGGGTTTATTAATGTGTTATATGCTTCCGGCGGTATTTAATTCTTTGGGGATTATTTCAGCCGAAATCACCCAAACATATTTTATTGCTAGCCGTTATTTATTGCCCGCTTCATTGGTTCTTTTAACTATTAGCATTGACTTAAAAGCAATCTTCAATTTGGGTTGGAAAGCCCTGGTGATGTTTTTTACAGGAACAGCCGGGATAATTATTGGTGGACCTTTAGCTATTCTTTTAATATCTACTTTTTCTCCAGAAACCGTTGGCGGCGTTGGTCCTGATGCGGTTTGGCGCGGATTGGCAACTTTAGCAGGAAGTTGGATTGGAGGTGGAGCTAACCAAGCTGCAATGTTAGAAATATATGAGTACAATCAAGAATTGTACGGCGGTATGGTAATAGTAGATATAGTAGTGGCAAATATTTGGATGGCGATATTATTATTAGGAATTGGCAAAAGCGAGAAAATCGATAGATGGCTAAAAGCTGATAATTCTGCCATAAATGAACTGAAATTAAAAGTACAAACCTTCACCGAAAAAATAGCCAGAACCCCAACGTTAACGGATTATATGATGATATTGGCCTTTGCCTTTGTAGCAGTTGGGATTTCTCATTTTGGGGCCGATAAGATGGCAGTATACCTTACCGATAATTTTGAAGCAGTAAGCAATACAAAAAGTGCTTTTTCTTCTTTCGGTAGTTCTTTCTTCTGGTTAATAACCATCGCGACTGCTCTGGGGGTTCTTTTATCTTTCACCAAAGCTAAAAATCTTGAAGGAGCCGGAGCAAGTAAAATAGGAAGTATTTTTATCTATATATTGGTGGCCACCATCGGGATGAAGATGGATCTTTTGCAAATGTTTGATAATCCCGGTTTAATCGTTATAGGATTAGTCTGGATGGTTTTTCACGCAGGACTCCTAATCCTAGTGGCTAAACTGATAAAAGCTCCATATTTTTTCCTTGCCGTTGGAAGTCAAGCAAATGTTGGTGGCGCAGCCTCAGCTCCTGTTGTTGCGGCAGCGTTTCACCCTTCATTGGCAACTGTAGGAGCTTTGTTAGCGGTGTTTGGATATGTAGTTGGGACCTACGGCGCGATTTTGTGCGCAGAACTCATGAAAATTGCCGCAGCAGGTTAGCATTTAAGATATATTAATGAGATATTTGCCATCAAATTTCAATAAATGAAGCAAGTAATTCTTTCCGTTTTCGTAGCGCTATCTATTTTTGGTTGTTCAGAAAACGAGTCCAAGGAAAATTTTACGTTACAAGGAAATATTAATGGTCTTAAGAAAGGAACGGTCTACTTACAGCACATCCAGGATTCTACCTTTGTTTCATTAGATTCTGTTGTTCTAAATGGTTCTTCGGAATTTGTCATGACCCACGAACTTAAAGAACCCGAAATTTTGTTCTTAAGGTTGAATAAAAATGACAACGATGAAAGTATGCTTTCGTTCTTTGCAGATAAAGGAGTTACCACAATCAATTCAACATTGAAAAATTTTCTCTTCGATGCTGAAATTAATGGTTCAACCCAACAGAAATTGATTGAGGAATATTCTAAAATTCAATCTCGCTTTAGCGATATGAACTTAGATTTAATAAAAAAATCCCTTGAAACATCAAAGGATTCTATAAGCGCGGTTAAGCTGCAGAATGAATTTAATTCACTTTTAAAAAGGAAATATCTATATACGATCAACTTCGCTTTTAATCATACCGATAGTGAAGTTGCTCCTTACCTAGCCGTTAGTGAGATACCAGACGCAAATAAGAAATATTTAGATACCATCTACAATGGTCTAACATCTCCAATCAAGGCTTCTAAATATGGGAAACTCCTAAAGGAATTGATAGATAAGCGTTAAGAATTATCCTAACTTATTGATACGCTCAACTAATTCGCGAGCTTTTTTCTCTAATTCTGCTTGTATTGCACCGAAGTGAGCTTTGTTATCTTCAACTTTCTTGGTGTTTACTCTTACGATCAATTCATCAAAGGTTGCAATTGCATCGTCTATAATCGCTTCACTCTCTTTAGATGGTTTACCATTGGTATTTTCCCATAGATAAACGTTTTCAATTATATCACCAAGTACGTAATTGATGTCTTTTTTTAAATCTCTAACTTTTGCCATTAATGCCTGTTTTTATAATTCATGCAAAAGTAGTCAATATTCTGCTGACTTATAATATAAAATTAAATCGGAAATATAACAGTGAATCAATCTAGGTAAACCTCTAAGAGCTTAGCGTGGTGGGGAACTATCGTGTATTCTTCTATAATTGCAGAAATCAATATGGTTTGACCATATTCTAAAGTTTCAGTAAAATTATTGTATTTAAAGGTGGCCGAACCTCCTACGCACATATAAATAATGAATGAATCCTTATTGTTATGCTTGTTTGTAGGTTCATTTAACTCAAGATAATTGGTAGTAAAAAAATCGCATGACACCATTTTATTGACCTCATTAGCCTCACGGTTGTAGCTGACCCTAAAATCATCTTTCATATTAAAATCTAGAGCATCTAAAGCTAGCTCAGTATGTAGTTCGCGATGGTTACCATTATCGTCTGTCCTATCCCAATCATAAATACGGTACGTAATATCGCTGGTTTGTTGTATTTCGGCCAAGAGCACACCAGCGCCAATTGCATGGACTCGACCCGATTCTATAAAATAAGTATCACCTTCTTTTACCTCATCAAAATTTAGGATTTTTGTAAGACTGTTCGTTTGTAAATGTTCCTGATAGTTCTCTAAAGTAACGCCATCTTTTAATCCTACGATAAGTTGAGCGCCTTGATCAGCTTGCATAACATACCACATTTCTGTTTTTCCAAATGAATTATGTCTCGATTTAGCAAGCTTATCATTAGGGTGAAGTTGAATAGATAAATCTTCTTTAGCATCAATAAATTTGATTAGGAGGGGAAATTTATTCGAAAAACGTTGATAGTTTTTTTTACCGATTAAATCGCTCTTATAAGTACTGAGTAAATGTCTCAAAGATTGATTTTCTAAAGGTCCATTGGCAACTATGGAAGTATCTCCTTCAACATCGCTTATCTCCCAGCTCTCGCCGATATTTGGCAAATTGCTTTGCCTATTAAGCACTTCTTTAAGTTTTTGGCCTCCCCAAATCTTATCCTTTAAGATGGGTGTAAATTTTAAAGGGTAGAGTTCGCTTTTCATTGACCAGTATAGGTTACAAAATTTCTAGGAGTTTCATAAAGGATGATTTCCAAGTCATTTGAAGCATCGATGTAAGGTCGAAGCTTATTGTAAATTACTACGGAAATATTCTCGGCAGTCGGATTCAAGTCTTTGAATTCAGGTACCTCTAAATTGAGATTTTTATGATCGAATTTTTCTTCAATCTCAGATTGAATTAAATCTTTTAGAGTTTTAATATCGATTACATAACCCGTATCTGGGTCTATTTCGCCGGTAACCGAAACAATCATTTCATAATTGTGACCATGAAAGTTCGGGTTATTGCATTTTCCAAAAACCTCATCGTTCTTCTCATCTGACCAATTTTTTCGATACAGCCTATGAGCTGCATTAAAATGTGCTTTCCTACTCACCTTCACTTTCATTCTTCGTCGCGATTGATTAGTTCATAAAATTTATCGAATATAATTTTGAACCATACGGTATAGTCTGAAGGATTCTTGGTCAAATCTTCTTTTACATCTTCCAAGACCATCCATTTATAATCTTCTACTTCACTTTTATTGATTGAAGGAGCGTCATTGTAGTAGCCGACCAGAACGTGGTCGAATTCATGTTCCGTTAGCCCATTATCAAAAGGAGATTTATAAATAAAAGAGAAGCAATCTTCTAGTTCTGTAGTAAAACCCATTTCCTCTTCCAATCGGCGCATACCGGCTTCGAGATTCGTTTCGCCTTGTCGTTGGTGGCTGCAACAGGTGTTTGTCCATTGCCCTGGAGAATGGTATTTATCTAAAGCCCTTTGCTGTAATAGCAATTCGCCTTTTTTATTAAATACGAAAACAGAAAACGCTCTATGAAGTATCCCCTTTTCATGGGCTTCCATTTTCGCCATAATTCCCAGCTCATTATCATCCGTATCTACAAGGATTACCATTTCTTCGTTCATTCTACAAAAATACCAACTAAAACTTGAAAGTGAGGAATAAAAAAAGCCGCTTTTAGATAGCGGCTTTGATTTTATATAATTGTTAACACTTACATTTCTTTGATAATAAAGTCACTTCTTCGGTTTAATTGATGCTCTTCTTCGTTACAATCTACACCATTGCTACATTTATTCAGCAATTGGCTTTCGCCGTAACCTTTGCCGCTTATACGCCCTGCATCGATGCCACCAACTTCGACAATGTACTTTATGGTAGATTTATTCCTTCTTTCGGATAAGGCCTGGTTGTAGGTGTCACTAGCCCGACTATCAGTATGCGACCTAACATCTAGGTTAATCTTAGGGTATTTCTTAAGAACAGATATTACTTTTTGAAGTTCTATCTCCGCATCAGGGCGAATATTAGACTTATCTAAATCGAAATAAATCGGATTTAAATCTAGCGCATCGCGAAGGTTGGTTGCCTCTGCAATGGCGACTTCATCTTTATCTAATAACAATTCTACCACCAATTCTTGGGAGGTACGAGGCGTTAAAAAACGTTTTTCATCTGAAATATATAATTCTTTTTCACCTCTAACCAAGAACTCTTTATCACATTCAATATTGAATTTATACTCTCCATCTACCTTGGTAGTCATTCTTTGAAGCTCTTTACCTTCCTTATCAAACAAAATTACCGTTGCGTCGGCTAAAAGTTCAAGGGTCTTTTTATCTTTTACAGTACCCTCAACCGTTTGCTCACATTCTGGAATGGTAAAACTGTAGATATCATCATCACCTTTACCACCATCTCTATTTGAAGAGAAAAATCCTTCTCTAGTTCCGTTATTTTCATAATAGCCGAAATCATCTTTACTACTATTTACAGGCTTCCCAAGATTTTGTGTTCCTAAGGCTTCATTGTTTTCCATCTTCTTTTCAAACCCTCTAACCACATATACATCAAAGCCACCTAGCCCTGCTTTTCCATTAGATGAATAGAACAGGTCTCCTTCAGCATTAATGTAAGGAAAAGTCTCTTTAGCTTCAGTATTGATGACAGAGCCTAAATTTACTGGCTTGCCCACATTACCATCTTTATCGATTTCTGACATAAAAATATCTGAAGCACCAAGTGTTCCTGGCATATCCGACGCATAGTAAAGTTTGGTGCCAGCAGCATTGATGGTTGGGTTTGCTACGCTATAGGCATCATTATTTATTATTAATGATTCTGGATCACTCCAATTACCTTCATCATCTAAAGTTGATCGGAAAACTTTAAGTCTTACTGTACCACCTTCATCTTTTTTAAGTCTATTATTTACATAACTATTTCGGGTGAAATAAATCGTTCTATCATCTGAAGTGAAAGTTGGTGTCGATTCATGAAATTTTGAATTTAAACTTTCATCAAATTCTTCAACATGGATATAAGAACCATCTGGCTGTTTTACTGCTTGGTATAAATTAAGAAATGGTTGCTCGTTCCATTGATATTCTTTTCCACCCCCACGGGTAGAAGAAAACACAAGTAAATTTTTATATTGAACAGTACCAAATTCTGAAAGCTCCGTATTGATACTCATATTATTTACGGTGAAATCATCGCTCAATTTTTCTATGGTTGAAAGATAATCGACATTGCTAGCGAAGGCTTTTCCTCTTAAATCAGCTTTGTCTGCTTCATAAAATTTCTTCATCCATCTATCCGATTCGTCGTAATTTTTGATTGCTTTAAGTGATTGCGCATAGCGAAACATATATTCGCGATCCACATCTTCTGTAAGCTGCATCAATTCTCCGTACCACTTGGCCGCTTCTTCCATTCTATTTCTGAAATAGAAGGAGTTTCCGAGTTTTTGAAAAAGATCTACAGACTTATATCCTTTGTTCGCTACTTCTAATAATATCTCACTGGTCTTAACATAGGCAAAGTCCCTATATTCTTTATCTGCCTGTCTTAGCTTTGCATTTTGGGCGAAGCTTAAACTCAAAAACATACTAGAAAGAAGTAATAGGTAGATTCTTTTTGCTTTCATATTCTATTTTTTAGAAAAATCTTGGGGACAATATTCTACTTAATTTTTGTATTTCAAATCTCAACATAATCTCATGCGACCCGCTATTATAGTTGTTTAAGTTGCTAGTATTAGCGTCATAAGCATAGCCAATATACAAACTTTCTGAAATTTGAAAACCTGCCAATGCACTTATAGCGTCGTCCCATCTATAAGCTAGTCCCAGCGTAAACTTTTCATTAAACAAAAAGTTTGCCGACACATCAGCAATAATCGGCGCACCAGAAACGGCTTTAATCAAAGCCGCGGGTTTAAACTGGGTACTACCGCTTAAATCAAAAACATAGCCTCCAATAACGTATAAATGAACTCTTTCATCAGCAACTGATTCCTGCAGGTCGTTATAATGCTTAGTGGTTAAAATGTTTGGAACAGATACACCAAAATAACCCTGTCTGTTGTGAATGTAAACACCTGCTCCCACGGTTGGAGAAAATCTGCTGATATTTTCATTGAATACTGCATCTGGATCTCTAAATCTTCCTTTGCTCCAATCTGTAGTTAAAGAATGAAAACCTGCTTTTAGACCAAACGTCATCTTAGAATACAAACGGTCTAATGGTATAGTATAGGCAAAATTTCCATCTACATATATTTCCTTAGCTGGTCCCAAAGCATCATTGGCAACCGACAGCCCTAAACCGATTCTTTCGTTTCTTAGCGGTGTATGTATGCCAAGAGTCTGTGACTTAGGAGCACCATCTAAACCCACCCATTGCGTTCTGTACAATCCTGTAATGCTCAAAGTTTCTCTTTGTCCAGCATAGGCAGGATTAACACTCATGGTATTGTACATGTACTGGGTATACTGTGGATCTTGTTGCGAAAATCCATCATTAGTAGTCAGTGCTATTAAAACCAATAGTATAACTCCTTTAAAAACTGATAATTTCTGTATCATCTTTATATTCGTTTTTGCCTGCTTTTAATTTATCTATTTATATATAACCAACCAGACTTAGGCTCACTGCCGTTCTTAAGATCTATAACGTAATAATATGTTCCTACAGGTAAATCTTCTCCTTTTCCTATTACTGCTCTGCCGTTAGAAGTTCCACTCCAGTCATTTTTATAACCAGTTGTTTCGTAGACGATGTTACCCCAACGATTGTAAACTTCTAACTTACTAGTCGGATAGTTTTCTATACAATCTATTATGAAAGTTTCATTTACACCATCACCGTTTGGAGAGAATTCATTGTAAACAATTAGGCAGATTGGTTCTACATCGGCAGAATCAGTATCATTTGAAGGATCATCATCTGGTCCTCCATCAGAATCAGTAATGCTCGCAATATTTAGATAGTCACCAAAGCCAAGTACCTCTGCTGTGATTTCTAACATTTCTATTTGTCCAGGATTTAGTAAGTCTACCGTCCAATCACCACTACTTTCTGAATATGATCCAGCTGTAGTAGTTGAGGATACAAAATTATA
Encoded here:
- a CDS encoding type IX secretion system membrane protein, PorP/SprF family, giving the protein MIQKLSVFKGVILLVLIALTTNDGFSQQDPQYTQYMYNTMSVNPAYAGQRETLSITGLYRTQWVGLDGAPKSQTLGIHTPLRNERIGLGLSVANDALGPAKEIYVDGNFAYTIPLDRLYSKMTFGLKAGFHSLTTDWSKGRFRDPDAVFNENISRFSPTVGAGVYIHNRQGYFGVSVPNILTTKHYNDLQESVADERVHLYVIGGYVFDLSGSTQFKPAALIKAVSGAPIIADVSANFLFNEKFTLGLAYRWDDAISALAGFQISESLYIGYAYDANTSNLNNYNSGSHEIMLRFEIQKLSRILSPRFF
- a CDS encoding Outer membrane protein OmpA; translation: MKAKRIYLLLLSSMFLSLSFAQNAKLRQADKEYRDFAYVKTSEILLEVANKGYKSVDLFQKLGNSFYFRNRMEEAAKWYGELMQLTEDVDREYMFRYAQSLKAIKNYDESDRWMKKFYEADKADLRGKAFASNVDYLSTIEKLSDDFTVNNMSINTELSEFGTVQYKNLLVFSSTRGGGKEYQWNEQPFLNLYQAVKQPDGSYIHVEEFDESLNSKFHESTPTFTSDDRTIYFTRNSYVNNRLKKDEGGTVRLKVFRSTLDDEGNWSDPESLIINNDAYSVANPTINAAGTKLYYASDMPGTLGASDIFMSEIDKDGNVGKPVNLGSVINTEAKETFPYINAEGDLFYSSNGKAGLGGFDVYVVRGFEKKMENNEALGTQNLGKPVNSSKDDFGYYENNGTREGFFSSNRDGGKGDDDIYSFTIPECEQTVEGTVKDKKTLELLADATVILFDKEGKELQRMTTKVDGEYKFNIECDKEFLVRGEKELYISDEKRFLTPRTSQELVVELLLDKDEVAIAEATNLRDALDLNPIYFDLDKSNIRPDAEIELQKVISVLKKYPKINLDVRSHTDSRASDTYNQALSERRNKSTIKYIVEVGGIDAGRISGKGYGESQLLNKCSNGVDCNEEEHQLNRRSDFIIKEM